The proteins below are encoded in one region of Apium graveolens cultivar Ventura chromosome 4, ASM990537v1, whole genome shotgun sequence:
- the LOC141719572 gene encoding uncharacterized protein LOC141719572: MDFVKREEKIKFIADILIQGVTAILILGIFVLLYKLPQFYISKLRSKNKSNVEARRHFVAGAQLLAKSRSSKDLSAAKLAVDEADKSIALDPNDAASHILKALALDLLGFKTSAIDAINVALSPLAVKSLESEERGDALFKRAELRIGVSGKDRVEDSVVEDLVESVKLKSANWKAFVLLGECYEKKEMKDKAAEAYESAIRVEPECKAAVKALDRLRD; encoded by the coding sequence ATGGATTTCGTCAAGAGAGAAGAAAAAATCAAGTTCATCGCAGATATTTTAATCCAAGGCGTGACTGCGATTTTAATTCTCGGCATCTTTGTATTGTTATACAAACTGCCTCAATTTTACATCTCCAAGCTTCGTTCCAAAAACAAATCCAACGTCGAAGCTCGCCGTCACTTCGTCGCCGGCGCTCAGCTCCTCGCCAAATCTCGATCCAGTAAAGACCTCTCCGCCGCGAAACTCGCCGTCGACGAGGCCGATAAGTCGATCGCTTTGGATCCGAACGACGCCGCTTCGCATATACTGAAGGCGTTAGCGCTCGATTTGCTAGGGTTTAAGACGTCGGCGATCGATGCGATTAACGTCGCGTTGTCGCCGCTGGCGGTGAAGTCGTTGGAGAGTGAGGAGAGAGGCGATGCGTTGTTTAAGCGAGCTGAGTTGCGAATTGGAGTGAGTGGAAAGGACCGAGTTGAGGACTCGGTTGTGGAGGATTTGGTTGAGTCTGTCAAGTTGAAGAGTGCGAATTGGAAGGCGTTTGTGTTGTTAGGAGAGTGTTATGAGAAGAAGGAGATGAAGGATAAGGCTGCGGAAGCTTATGAGAGCGCGATTCGAGTCGAGCCGGAATGTAAGGCTGCTGTTAAGGCATTGGATCGCTTGCGAGATTAA
- the LOC141719571 gene encoding uncharacterized protein LOC141719571 → MAEQGNFNAPAVPKFDGDYDNWSLVMENLLRSKEYWSVIDPGFDDLKKLETPNATQKAALEEAKLKDLKMKNYLFQSIDKTTLKTITQKETAKQLWDSMKVKYKGSARVKRAQLQRLRRTFEVLEMKAGEGVTGYFARVMETVNDMRNCGETMNDVKIVEKILRSLTENFNYVVCSIEESKDIDALTVDELQASLLVHERKVTEKKVEEQVLQVENEPRSARGRGKWTSQRGGSSVRGRGRGRSYVNRSAINCFRCGKLGHYQFECTSLEKGANYVEFNEEEELLLMAHTNMGGVDSDGVWFLDSGCSNHMTGEKSWFNELDESFRTTVRLGNGSKMDVQGKGKIKIEVEGITQVVTDVYYIPNLTSNLLSVG, encoded by the coding sequence ATGGCAGAACAAGGCAATTTTAATGCACCAGCTGTTCCGAAATTCGATGGAGATTACGACAATTGGAGCTTAGTCATGGAGAATCTTCTGCGTTCAAAGGAGTATTGGAGCGTCATTGATCCAGGTTTTGATGATCTAAAAAAACTTGAAACTCCGAATGCAACACAGAAGGCTGCCCTTGAAGAAGCAAAACTCAAGGATCTGAAAATGAAGAACTACCTGTTTCAGTCAATCGACAAGACCACTCTGAAAACGATCACCCAGAAAGAAACTGCTAAACAATTATGGGACTCTATGAAGGTCAAGTACAAAGGCAGTGCTAGGGTGAAGCGTGCACAACTACAACGGTTACGAAGGACGTTCGAAGTTTTGGAGATGAAAGCTGGAGAAGGAGTGACAGGATATTTTGCAAGAGTCATGGAGACAGTCAACGACATGAGAAACTGTGGAGAAACAATGAATGATGTCAAAATTGTTGAAAAAATTCTTCGCAGTCTCACGGAGAATTTTAATTATGTGGTTTGCTCTATCGAAGAATCAAAGGATATTGATGCTCTTACAGTGGATGAGTTGCAGGCATCATTGCTTGTTCATGAACGCAAGGTGACTGAGAAGAAAGTTGAAGAACAGGTTTTGCAAGTTGAAAACGAGCCAAGGAGTGCTCGAGGAAGAGGAAAGTGGACATCTCAACGAGGAGGAAGCAGTGTCAGAGGACGAGGGAGAGGCAGATCATATGTCAATAGGTCAGCCATTAACTGCTTTCGTTGTGGAAAATTAGGTCACTACCAATTTGAATGTACAAGCCTGGAGAAAGGGGCCAATTATGTTGAGTTTAATGAAGAAGAAGAGCTACTCTTAATGGCACACACAAACATGGGTGGTGTTGACAGCGATGGGGTATGGTTTCTTGACTCTGGGTGCTCGAATCATATGACAGGAGAAAAATCATGGTTCAATGAACTTGACGAAAGCTTTAGAACCACTGTTAGATTGGGAAATGGTTCGAAGATGGATGTCCAAGGAAAGGGGAAGATCAAAATTGAGGTGGAAGGAATAACACAAGTGGTGACTGATGTTTACTACATCCCAAATCTGACCAGCAATTTATTGAGTGTGGGATAA